A single genomic interval of Candidatus Bipolaricaulis anaerobius harbors:
- a CDS encoding flavin reductase family protein: MTEIAPWKRFDEVQEQVLHGDGAFLVAMDRDGRPNAMTIGWLQLGTVWGRPVCLVLVRPSRYTHGCIEHSGAFTVNVPLGTMAKELAFCGGRSGRDTDKFAELGLRTIPGKKVPLPVLAGCAVAYECRVVAQAKLLPEGIRDAGIRAKYYPRGDFHTLFFGEIAAAWEIAP; the protein is encoded by the coding sequence ATGACGGAGATCGCCCCCTGGAAGCGATTCGACGAGGTTCAGGAGCAGGTCTTGCACGGCGACGGGGCGTTCCTGGTCGCGATGGACAGGGACGGTCGCCCGAACGCGATGACGATCGGGTGGCTCCAGCTCGGGACGGTGTGGGGACGGCCGGTCTGCCTCGTCCTCGTCCGGCCGTCGCGTTACACCCACGGCTGTATCGAACACAGCGGGGCGTTCACGGTGAACGTGCCCTTGGGGACGATGGCAAAAGAACTCGCGTTCTGCGGGGGCCGCTCCGGACGGGACACCGACAAGTTCGCCGAGCTCGGACTACGGACCATACCCGGGAAGAAGGTCCCCTTGCCCGTTCTCGCGGGATGCGCCGTGGCGTACGAGTGCCGGGTCGTAGCCCAGGCAAAGCTCCTCCCGGAGGGGATCCGCGACGCGGGGATCCGCGCCAAGTACTACCCCCGGGGCGACTTCCACACCCTGTTCTTCGGGGAGATCGCCGCCGCGTGGGAGATCGCTCCCTGA